The following are encoded together in the Naumannella cuiyingiana genome:
- a CDS encoding protein phosphatase 2C domain-containing protein — protein sequence MFRLEQSAVTHAGAVREVNEDNILAKDPCFVVADGIGGATAGAMASSLVVEEFALLALQRTITPRDVAATLDAAHERVRRLQALNGGRQSGSTVCGAVAIDAPGGPQWALFNIGDTRIYRVEPDGGELQQVTVDHSRVQELIDAGVITPAEAESHPERHVVTRAVGAAESYRPDHWTVPMVAGERLLLCSDGLLTSASFAQLQEVATRRVSPRQVVDELLRLALAAKAQDNVSIMVVDVDANKKRVDA from the coding sequence GTGTTTCGGCTCGAACAATCCGCGGTGACCCATGCCGGCGCCGTGCGCGAGGTGAACGAGGACAACATCCTCGCCAAGGACCCCTGCTTCGTGGTGGCGGACGGGATCGGCGGGGCGACCGCGGGCGCGATGGCCAGTTCGCTCGTCGTCGAGGAGTTCGCGCTGCTGGCGCTGCAGCGCACCATCACGCCCCGCGACGTGGCGGCCACCCTGGACGCCGCGCACGAGCGGGTCCGCCGGCTGCAGGCCCTGAACGGGGGGCGGCAGTCCGGTTCGACGGTCTGCGGCGCGGTCGCCATCGATGCGCCCGGCGGGCCGCAGTGGGCGTTGTTCAACATCGGCGACACCCGGATCTACCGGGTCGAGCCGGACGGCGGCGAGCTGCAGCAGGTCACCGTTGATCACTCGCGGGTACAGGAGCTCATCGATGCCGGGGTGATCACCCCGGCCGAGGCCGAATCCCATCCGGAGCGGCACGTCGTGACCCGCGCGGTCGGCGCCGCCGAGAGTTACCGCCCCGATCACTGGACCGTGCCGATGGTCGCCGGGGAGCGGCTGCTGCTGTGCTCGGACGGGCTGTTGACCAGCGCCAGCTTTGCGCAACTGCAGGAGGTCGCGACCCGCCGGGTGTCGCCCCGACAGGTGGTCGACGAGCTGCTCCGGCTGGCCCTGGCCGCCAAGGCGCAGGACAATGTCTCGATCATGGTCGTGGACGTCGATGCGAACAAGAAGAGGGTGGACGCCTGA
- a CDS encoding methyltransferase, with amino-acid sequence MAAVDPVDALIMDEAGPAGRTLAIDAPALPADRYRADRAETPGAGLLTRADLVSIDTVLLRLPRALSALDELAERIAAWGEPGVRVVAGGRVKHMTHGMNEVLARHFGEVRASRGRQKARVLHASDPHRPAALSWPRSRRDDDLDLTVVAHGATFGTNRLDAGTRLLAGALELAPGERRPAVDLGCGSGILAALLARRGYTVTGLDVSAAACASTAATAAANRLAVRVLHADAADGLRVGQAAVIVCNPPFHVGAAKDSSPAFAMFDAAGAGLAPGGEFWCVFNSHLPYLPALRRAIGPTGIVARDRAYTVTRSVRA; translated from the coding sequence ATGGCGGCCGTGGACCCCGTCGACGCGCTGATCATGGACGAGGCGGGCCCGGCCGGGCGTACCCTCGCGATCGATGCGCCCGCATTGCCGGCCGACCGGTACCGCGCGGACCGGGCCGAGACGCCGGGCGCGGGCCTGCTGACGCGGGCCGATCTGGTCAGCATCGACACCGTGCTGCTGCGGCTGCCCCGGGCACTGTCGGCGCTGGACGAGCTGGCCGAGCGGATCGCGGCCTGGGGCGAACCGGGGGTTCGGGTGGTCGCCGGCGGGCGGGTGAAGCACATGACGCATGGCATGAACGAGGTGCTGGCGCGACACTTCGGCGAGGTCCGGGCCAGCCGCGGGCGACAGAAGGCCCGGGTCCTGCACGCCTCCGATCCGCACCGACCGGCCGCGCTGAGCTGGCCGCGGTCGCGCCGCGACGACGATCTCGATCTGACGGTGGTGGCGCATGGCGCGACCTTCGGCACCAACCGCCTGGACGCGGGTACGCGGCTGCTGGCCGGCGCGCTGGAGCTGGCACCCGGCGAAAGACGGCCGGCGGTCGACCTGGGGTGCGGTTCGGGCATTCTCGCGGCGCTGCTCGCGCGCCGGGGGTACACCGTGACCGGGCTCGACGTCTCGGCCGCCGCGTGCGCCTCGACGGCCGCGACCGCGGCGGCCAACCGGCTCGCCGTGCGGGTGCTGCATGCCGATGCCGCCGACGGGCTGCGGGTGGGGCAGGCGGCCGTGATCGTCTGCAACCCGCCGTTCCACGTCGGCGCGGCGAAGGACTCCTCGCCGGCCTTCGCGATGTTCGATGCGGCCGGCGCGGGGCTCGCGCCGGGCGGGGAGTTCTGGTGTGTGTTCAACTCCCATCTGCCCTATCTGCCCGCGCTGCGCCGCGCGATCGGGCCGACCGGGATCGTGGCCCGCGACCGGGCCTACACCGTGACCCGCAGCGTCCGTGCATAG
- the serB gene encoding phosphoserine phosphatase SerB, with the protein MLVSAASPRPIPAPPGATTVDLAGLHGWWARGAAAPPDGADTCTIDGPLADLGPGLVVLDVDSTLITAEQIELLAEHAGTRERVAAITERAMRGELDFAASLAERVATLAGVPASALAEVGARIELSPGAADLVAAVRRSGGQVGLVSGGFAEIVEPLAAGLGIELVRANRLETRDGALTGRTTGPVIDRPAKARHLREYAAALGVPLERTVAIGDGANDLDMLHAAALGIAYCAKPVVAAAADAAITFPRLDAARIFLGLD; encoded by the coding sequence GTGCTCGTCTCCGCGGCCTCGCCCCGACCGATCCCGGCGCCACCCGGGGCCACGACCGTGGATCTGGCCGGCCTGCACGGCTGGTGGGCCCGGGGCGCGGCCGCGCCGCCGGACGGGGCCGACACCTGCACGATCGACGGGCCGCTCGCCGACCTCGGCCCCGGCCTGGTGGTGCTGGACGTCGACTCGACGCTGATCACCGCCGAGCAGATCGAGCTGCTCGCCGAGCACGCGGGCACCCGCGAGCGGGTCGCGGCGATCACCGAGCGGGCGATGCGCGGCGAGCTGGACTTCGCGGCGAGCCTCGCCGAGCGGGTCGCCACCCTGGCCGGCGTACCCGCGAGCGCGCTCGCCGAGGTCGGCGCGAGGATCGAGCTCTCCCCCGGGGCCGCAGACCTCGTCGCCGCGGTCCGGCGCAGCGGCGGGCAGGTCGGCCTGGTGTCCGGCGGCTTCGCCGAGATCGTCGAGCCGCTCGCGGCCGGTCTGGGCATCGAGCTCGTCCGCGCCAACCGACTGGAGACCCGCGACGGCGCGCTGACCGGCCGCACCACCGGCCCGGTGATCGACCGGCCGGCCAAGGCGCGTCACCTGCGCGAGTACGCGGCGGCGCTCGGCGTACCGCTCGAACGCACCGTCGCGATCGGTGACGGCGCCAACGATCTGGACATGCTGCACGCGGCGGCGCTCGGGATCGCCTATTGCGCCAAGCCGGTCGTGGCCGCCGCCGCCGACGCCGCGATCACCTTTCCGCGGCTGGACGCGGCCCGGATCTTCCTCGGCCTGGACTGA